The proteins below come from a single Liolophura sinensis isolate JHLJ2023 unplaced genomic scaffold, CUHK_Ljap_v2 scaffold_15, whole genome shotgun sequence genomic window:
- the LOC135481289 gene encoding receptor-type tyrosine-protein phosphatase kappa-like codes for MTECEAEDPEAHLAPEDPEATTYENHLSTSVPVEEFWDYIQEKMAADGFKAEFAEFPAGLHAKAEVANLPYNKAKSRYKNLVAYDHSRVVLRLHGPNDKSDYINACYIDVKNKTKILKQFHFSAWPDHGAPSDATILLDFRDKVLEYNSTLPGPIIVHCSAGIGRTGTFIALDYLINQAKEENVVNVPACVMILRQQRVNMVQTQEQYEFLHAALGEALEFSDSSIPSVNFTTVYSDLCTVDPETGQSKMVAQFEVLRELSQPANKMQVESARHPDNISKNRYSKFLALDSCRPYLSTPVSDCNDYINAVYLPGYKQKRGFILTQTPLPNTVVDFWRLVYDHKVSTIIMLDRVKTGDKNVGVYWTDKKETFNPFEVEVTDVDQRVEFSTWTYELSHKDKKAPQPIKKFRCPFFTSEPTLETIPTLLTVLQSVDMWRVKAGDGPVLVHCRDGVTKSGLFCVVWTVLERLKVDQNVNILQTIKQMRNNRPEIITDVGQLNFIHQVVLGYLDNFQTYANFRPMTTDLEAM; via the exons atgacaG AATGTGAAGCAGAGGACCCGGAAGCTCACTTAGCCCCAGAGGATCCCGAGGCAACAACGTACGAGAATCACTTGAGCACGTCAGTTCCTGTAGAGGAATTCTGGGACTACATCCAAGAGAAAATGGCAGCCGATGGTTTCAAAGCCGAGTTCGCA gAATTTCCCGCCGGACTCCATGCCAAAGCTGAAGTGGCAAACCTTCCATACAACAAGGCTAAAAGTCGCTACAAGAATCTTGTCGCAT atgaccACTCTCGTGTCGTCTTGAGACTCCATGGACCCAATGACAAATCGGATTACATAAACGCCTGTTACATTGAC GTGAAAAACAAGACGAAGATTCTCAAACAGTTTCACTTCTCGGCTTGGCCAGATCACGGGGCACCTTCCGATGCCACAATTCTGCTTGACTTTCGAGATAAGGTTCTGGAGTACAACTCGACTTTACCTGGACCAATTATCGTCCATTGCAG TGCTGGGATTGGACGCACGGGAACGTTCATAGCTCTGGATTACCTGATCAATCAGGCTAAAGAAGAGAATGTGGTGAATGTGCCGGCCTGTGTGATGATTCTGAGACAGCAGCGGGTCAACATGGTGCAGACACAG GAACAGTACGAGTTTCTACATGCAGCCCTGGGAGAAGCCTTGGAATTCAGCGACAGTTCAATTCCATCTGTGAACTTTACCACCGTGTACTCTGACCTTTGCACTGTCGACCCCGAGACCGGACAGTCCAAGATGGTCGCACAGTTTGAG GTCCTCCGGGAACTTTCACAACCCGCGAACAAGATGCAAGTGGAATCCGCCAGACATCCGGACAACATTTCCAAGAACAGATACTCCAAATTTTTAGCCC TTGATAGCTGCAGGCCATACCTGTCCACGCCAGTGTCCGACTGTAACGACTACATCAATGCTGTGTATCTTCCG GGATACAAACAGAAGAGGGGTTTTATCCTAACTCAGACTCCTCTACCCAACACGGTCGTGGATTTCTGGCGTCTGGTCTATGATCACAAAGTCAGTACCATCATCATGTTGGACCGCGTGAAAACAGGGGATAAG AATGTTGGGGTGTATTGGACAGATAAGAAGGAAACGTTTAACCCGTTCGAGGTGGAGGTGACAGATGTTGACCAGAGAGTGGAATTCTCCACTTGGACTTACGAACTGAGCCACAAAGACAAG AAAGCACCTCAGCCCATCAAAAAATTCCGCTGCCCATTTTTCACGAGTGAACCAACACTGGAGACTATACCAACGCTTTTGACTGTACTACAGAGTGTTGACATGTGGCGAGTTAAGGCTGGCGACGGACCTGTACTGGTTCATTGCAG GGATGGCGTGACAAAGAGTGGGTTGTTCTGTGTGGTTTGGACTGTGCTAGAAAGACTGAAGGTTGACCAGAACGTCAATATCCTACAGACTATAAAGCAGATGAGGAACAACAGACCGGAGATTATAACAGATGTG GGTCAGCTTAACTTCATCCACCAGGTCGTTTTGGGATATCTGGACAACTTCCAAACCTACGCTAATTTCAGACCAATGACAACAGATTTGGAGGCGATGTAA